Genomic DNA from Nonomuraea rubra:
CGTCCTCAGCGTCTGCCTGATCTTCCTGATCACGTACGCGGCGAAGCAACGCAAGGCCGCCAGGGCCGCCGAGGCGAGGGAGGCCGTGCTGGCGGAGCGGGCCAGGATCGCCAGGGAGATCCACGACATCCTCGCCCACTCGCTCTCCGCCCAGCTCGTCCACCTGGAGGGCGCCAAGCTGCTGCTGCGCGCCGAACGTACGGCCGAGGCCCTCGACCGCGTCACCCACGCCCGCAACCTGGCCAAGTCGGGCCTGGAGGAGGCCAGACGCGCGGTCTCGGCCCTCCGCGAGGACCCGCCCGCCCTCCCCGTGGCCCTCCGCACGCTCGCCGCCGACTTCGAGACCACCACCCACCAGCCCTGCACGCTCCGCATTTCGGGCCCCGAGCAGCGCCTAACCCCGGAAACGGAGCTCGCCCTCCTGCGCACCGCCCAGGAGGCCCTCACGAACATCCGCCGCCACGCCCCCGGCAGCCCCGCCCATGTCGCCCTGACCTTCACCCCCGGCCACTGCGACCTACGCATCACGAACCCCACCATCCGCGTGGATGACACCTCTGGAGACCTTCACGACCTCGATGGCATGTCCGGGCACGCTCCCGACCTCACGGACACGTCGTCGGCCGCTCGCGACCTCACGGACACGCGGGCAGACACTCACGGCCTCAAGGGCGCGGCTGGTGGCGGATACGGCCTCATGGGGATGCGGGAACGCGCCGAACTCCTCGGTGGCACGCTGACCGCCGGAGAGCGGGACGACGGCGGCTTCCTCGTCCATCTGAGGGTCCCGGCATGACCCCGCACCCGCCGGCCGCATACCCGGGAACAGGCCGCACACCACCGCACCACGCCGGCCGCGAGCCGTCGGTGACGCCTTCCCGCATGAACAGCGGCGAGGCCCGCTCGAAGCCCAGGAGGTTGCCCGGATGACCAGGGTGGTCGTGGTGGATGACCAGGCCGTGGTGCGTGAGGGGCTGGTGCTGCTGCTCGGCCTGCTGCCGGGGATCGAGGTGGTCGGCTCGGCGGGCGACGGGGAGGCGGCGCTGCGCGTGGTCGAGGCCGAGCGGCCGGACGTGGTGCTCATGGACCTGCGCATGCCCCGCATGGACGGCGTGGAGGCCACCGCCCGCATCCGCGCCGCGTACCCGGGCACCCAGGTCGTCGTGCTCACCACGTACTCGGACGACGAGTCGGTCCTCGCCGCACTGCGCGCGGGCGCGCGCGGCTTCCTCACCAAGGACGCCGACGCCGACGACCTCGCCTCGGCCGTGGCCACGGTGATGCGCGGTGACGCCCAGCTCGACCCCACGGTGCAACGCCTCCTCCTCGACACCATGCCCCCTCCACCCCCGCCGGCGCCCGCTCAGCCGGCCCCGCCCCACACCCAGCACCGCGAGCCCGCCAGGCGCGACCAGCCGCCCGCCGGGCTTCACCGGCCGGCCGGCGGCGACAGCCGGTCACCCGACGGTCTGACCCCGCGTGAGACCGAGGTGCTGCGCCTGATCGCCGAGGGCCTGTCGAACGCGGAGATCGCCACCCGCCTCTACATCACCGAGGCGACCGTCAAGACCCACATCAACAACCTCTTCGCCAAGGCGCACCTGCGTGACCGCGCCCAGGCCGTCACCTACGCCTATCGTCACGGCCTGGCGCACCCCGGTTGAGCTGCGACTCCTCATCGAAGCCCGCGAGCTGTAACAACGTCTCCAGCGCCGCCTGCCGGGCCTCCTCCACCGAGCTCCCGCGCTCGCCGAAACACTCGGCCGCCACGTCGAGCAGCGCCGTCACGACGGCCGCGTCGGGGTAGGGCACATCCACCAGGACGGTGCCGTCGGCCCCCTCCTCCCCTTCCTCCAAGTGGCGCCTCAGCAACCGCCGAGTCTCCTCAGCCACAGCCACCCCCAGCACCGCGGCACGCTCGAATCGCTCAGAAGCAATCACGTCACCCTCCAGTCGCACAGGTGTTCGGGTATAGAAGGTAGACGGTGGCACCGACAGAATCCCTTGCGCCGTCGGGCATGCAGGCTCGGCGGGGTACGCGTTCACGGCCGGCCGCGGATACGCTCGAACGGTGTACGACTCGATCATCGACGTTGACGCCCTCACCGTGGAGCTCGGCGGCAACCCCGTGCTCCGGGACCTCGACCTGACCGTGGCGCCGGGTGAGATCGTGGCCGTGGTCGGCCCGAACGGCTCGGGCAAGTCCACCCTGCTGCGCTGCCTGGCCGGTCTGCAGCCAGTGACCTCCGGCGAGGTACGCGTGTTCGGGCGGCCCCCGGCCGACGACGCCGGGTTCTGGGGCCGCGTGGC
This window encodes:
- a CDS encoding sensor histidine kinase — encoded protein: MLLVVTQVRATPAPGLTGAALAVTILTVALSLALLVPLLPPLRKRPPGSGSGTAHPHSPGGATPRRGTAWWKGIGALGRVPQPVMLISLGPAVVLSIALNSITRSGVTIGILLVCVSLAVSRLPLRQASAVGLLAVAGLVVAGELAGGPADVLPLVLSVCLIFLITYAAKQRKAARAAEAREAVLAERARIAREIHDILAHSLSAQLVHLEGAKLLLRAERTAEALDRVTHARNLAKSGLEEARRAVSALREDPPALPVALRTLAADFETTTHQPCTLRISGPEQRLTPETELALLRTAQEALTNIRRHAPGSPAHVALTFTPGHCDLRITNPTIRVDDTSGDLHDLDGMSGHAPDLTDTSSAARDLTDTRADTHGLKGAAGGGYGLMGMRERAELLGGTLTAGERDDGGFLVHLRVPA
- a CDS encoding response regulator — its product is MTRVVVVDDQAVVREGLVLLLGLLPGIEVVGSAGDGEAALRVVEAERPDVVLMDLRMPRMDGVEATARIRAAYPGTQVVVLTTYSDDESVLAALRAGARGFLTKDADADDLASAVATVMRGDAQLDPTVQRLLLDTMPPPPPPAPAQPAPPHTQHREPARRDQPPAGLHRPAGGDSRSPDGLTPRETEVLRLIAEGLSNAEIATRLYITEATVKTHINNLFAKAHLRDRAQAVTYAYRHGLAHPG